CTTTGCTTGTTTTTGCGCCGATGGAACTTCGCTATTTGAATCCTTGGACAATTTACCATGGATTTGCAGCTTGGCGCGACTATGGAAGCAACGAAAGCAACACTTGCGATTATTTTGCCTTAAAGCTTGCCTACACGCCTGTAAAATTATTGAGATTGTACGGCGAATTTGCAATGACGCAGTTTCAGACTGCCTACGAAACTTCAAACTTTAAAGACGACACAACGCCGAACGGACTTGCTTTTCAGGGCGGAATTGAATCTTTTGTTCCTTTTAGCGACGGATATTTTCACTTTTGGCTTGAAGGAACTTACACAGACGCTTATATGTACATAAAGGAAAGTCCTGACTGGAGCATGGTTCGCAACTACCGCGAAAATCTTGGCGACACAAAATATGTTTTTTATGAATGGCTTGGAACTCCTTTTGGACCGGACACAATTTCTGGCAAGCTGAGCATTCAATATGAAAAGCCTGCAAAATGGTCTTTGGGCGCGTCTTATCTTTTAAAGGCTTGCGGAAAAAATTCCGGTACAAAGATTTTCAAGAATATTGACTGGCACGAAGGAAATGAATACGTAATCGATGACAGCGATGAAGGCGAAGCAAACCGCAGAAACTGGATTTTCCCGGATTCAGATTCTCAAGGAAGCGACGAGGCAAAAAAACGCCAGAAACTTTCTACGCCGTCAGGAACTAACGAATATGTGAATGTTGTTTCTTTGCGCGGAACTTTCAGCCCTAAGGAAAATATAACTTTTGTGCTTCAGCCGTCATATACGTTTATTATAAATTATGGCAATGAAAGCGGCAGAAATGAAAACGGATTTGAAGTTGCTTTTGCTGCAAATATAAAAATTTTGTAATCAATTGAAGGAAATATTAATGAAGTTAAGAAAACTTTTTGTTGCCGCTGTTTTTGTTTTTGCTGGAGCTTTTTGTTTTTCTCAAGTTTCCGTTGACCCGTCGGATGAATTTTATAAATACGCTTTAATTTGGGAAAACCGCGGGCTTGTTTCAAATGTGCCTCCAATCCGTCCTTATCCGCTTGCAAACGTAAAGTCAATTCTTCAGGAAGTAATTGAAAATGGCTGCGAAAAAGACAAGGAAATTGCAACTGAAATTTATGAGCGTGTAGTCGGCAAGCCTTACCACATAACTTTTGAAACTGATTTTTTCATTAAGCGCGAAATGGAAGAAAAGGACGAAAAGCAGTCTTACAGCACTTCAAAAATGCTTGCGCTTTATCCTGCAATAAAAGGCGACTTGGGATTTAAAGATGATTTTGTTTCGATTGGATATGGCGCGGGATTTGCAATTTCAAATGCGACCGACACAGACTTTATGCCGCAGTATTCAAATTCTTTCCACGATTCTATTTTTGATGCCACGGAAGTCGGCCCGATTGAAATGTTCCTTGACGTGAACAGCATTATTGCGCTTGGCTACAAAAATCTTTTTGTTCAGGGCGGAATTTACAGAAGCGGATATTCAGCATTTATAAATGAAGGACTTTCGCTTAACGACACAAGCTATCATTCAGGAAATCTTTCGCTCACATATTTGCACGACAAGCTTTCTTATGTTCAGGAACTTTCCATGATTGGCGCAACTTCATCTTATGACGGCGACCTTTCAACTTTAGCTCCAGATAAAATAATGGCGTTCCATGCGGTTGGCTACGAGCCTTTTGATTTTTTGAAAGTTTCATTTTATGAAAGCGCAGTCTACGGAAACCGCCTTGACCTTTCTTATATTTTGCCAGTTCCTTACATGGTTGCACAGGGAATCGGAGGAGCGAGCGACAATCTTGCGATGGGACTTTTAATCGACGTAAAGCCTGCACCCGGAGTTTTGTGGGAAACTGACGTTATGTGCGATGACTTTCCGGCGGAAGATTTCTTTAAATTGAATTTCGACTCAAAGTACAGACTTGCTGTAAAAACCGGACTTATCTACACTCCGGCAAATTCATTTCTTGACCGATTGGATTTTAACTACACTTTTGTGCTTCCGTACACTTACAGCCACTGGCAGTATGACAGCGACAGCTTGGCTTCAATTTCTTCTTCAACAATAAATTACCAGAACTGCACGAATGCCGGCGTTTTGATTGGCTCGCAGTATGAACCTAACTCGGACGCTGTAAAATTTTCCATTGACTTAAAGCCTTTTAAGCAGCTCACTTTGTCAATGGGAACAACTTATTCGCGCCATGGAAATGTCTGCGAAACTTTGGACACAGAAGAAGCCATGATTTATCTTTGCGCTGACAAAGATGTTTATTCCACAGATGGCTCGGTTTACACTCATTCAATGTTCGCCGCAAACGATTCAAATTCCGGCAACCACGTTTCTTCTGCCTGGGATTCCATGAACTGGCTGAACCAAAAGCACGTTCAGTTTACGCTCCAGTCTTCGTTGAATGTAAAGTATGATTTTAAGCCTACAAAAAAAGGAACACGCGTTTCGCTGAATGCTGGATGCACATTTGAATACATTCACAATTATGGCGTTGGAAACCAGATGTTTCCGGGCGGAAACGACGACATAATTCCGGTTTATGAAAACGATGATGGAACTGGCGACATCATTGGATTCAAAACATCAAACGACGGAGAAAAATTCGATTTAGATTCAGCTGAAGCAGAAGCGATTGTGGAAAAGTTTAAAGATGACTGGGCTTCTCAGCTTACAAACAAACTGAATCTTTTCTTTAACTTTGGCGTAACAATAAGATTTTAACGGCTTGAAAAATGAAAACTGAAATCGACACAAATTTTTATACAGAAACTTATCTTGGAAAACTCGGCGAGCTTACACTTAAAGGCGGAAATATCCGTGTGTTTGAAAAGCAGCTTTTGTGCAATATCCGGCTTGCTTTGGAAACTGTAGAGGCAAAAGTAAAACTTCTTTCGGGGCGGCTTTACGTTTACTGCACAAAAAATTCTTGCGATGCAGTTGAATATGCGCTTGACCATTTGATTGGAATTACCGGCTGGGCAAAAGTTCAGGCTGTTGAAAAAAATCTTGAAGCTATAAAAATTGCTGTTAGAAAAGAAGGAGAACTTGCAAAGTCAAACGGAGCAAAGACTTTTAAAATTGAAGCGCGCCGTGAAGACAAAGATTTTCCGCTTAATTCTTATGAGATTGCCACAGAAGTCGCCGGAGTTCTTTTTGATGACGGAACTCTTGACGTTGATGTTCACAAGCCGGACGTTGCCATTAATATTGAAGTGCGCGAAAAATGCTATGTTTACTGCGCCCAGAAAAAAACTTGCCGCGGTCTTCCAGTCGGAGTGAGCGGAAAAGGTCTTTTGCTTCTTTCAGGCGGAATTGACAGTCCTGTTGCGGGTTACAGAATGATGCGTCGCGGAATGAAAGTTGAATGCGTTTATTTTCATTCTTATCCATACACTTCAGATGAAGCCCAGCAAAAAGTTCAGGACCTTGCAAAGATTATCGCGCAATACGGAAACGACACTCATCTTAACGTGATTTCGTTTACAGAAGTTCAGATGAAAATAAAGCAGAAAGCGCCGGAAGCCTACTCAACATTGATGCTCCGCCTTTGCATGATGAAAGCCGCTAATTTGCTTGCCGAGCGGATTAACTGCGACTGCATAATAA
The sequence above is drawn from the uncultured Treponema sp. genome and encodes:
- the thiI gene encoding tRNA uracil 4-sulfurtransferase ThiI, translating into MKTEIDTNFYTETYLGKLGELTLKGGNIRVFEKQLLCNIRLALETVEAKVKLLSGRLYVYCTKNSCDAVEYALDHLIGITGWAKVQAVEKNLEAIKIAVRKEGELAKSNGAKTFKIEARREDKDFPLNSYEIATEVAGVLFDDGTLDVDVHKPDVAINIEVREKCYVYCAQKKTCRGLPVGVSGKGLLLLSGGIDSPVAGYRMMRRGMKVECVYFHSYPYTSDEAQQKVQDLAKIIAQYGNDTHLNVISFTEVQMKIKQKAPEAYSTLMLRLCMMKAANLLAERINCDCIITGESLGQVASQTIENLAVTESFAEKPLVRPLIGLDKEEIMDTANFIGTYETSILPYEDCCVLFSPKHPVLRATIEEAKKIYDSMEIDSLIQKSFDERQIFRYSIRDVIGEKWALKENF